Proteins encoded together in one Bacteroides ovatus window:
- a CDS encoding efflux RND transporter permease subunit → MSLAKYSLDNTKIIYFFLAVLLIGGITSFGKLGKKEDAPFVIKSAVIMTRYPGAEPAEVERLITEPISREIQSMSGVYKIKSESMYGLSKITFELQPSLSASSIPQKWDELRRKVLNIQPQLPSGASAPTVSDDFGDVFGIYYGLTADDGYTYEEMRNWAERIKTQVVTADGVMKVALFGTQTEVVNIFISTNKLVGMGIDPKQLASLLQSQNQIINTGEIRTGEQQLRVTANGMYTTVDDIRNQVITTQAGQVKLGDIAVIEKGYMDPPSNIMHVNGKRAIGIGVSTDPQRDVVQTGKNVKAKLDELLPLMPVGLELQSLYLENEIANEANNGFIINLIESILIVIVIIMLVMGLRAGMLIGSSLIFSIGGTLLIMSFFGVGLNRTSLAGFIIAMGMLVDNAIVVTDNAQIAIARGVDRRKALIDGATGPQWGLLGATFIAICSFLPLYLAPSAVAEIVKPLFVVLAISLGLSWVLALTQTTVFGNFILKAKAKDGTKDPYDKPFYHKFASILRTLIRRKTLTLGSMVVLFVASLVIMGMMPQNFFPSLDKPYFRADVFYPDGYSINDVVKEMKSVEEHLAKQPEVKKVSITFGSTPLRYYLASTSVGPKPNFANVLVELTDSKYTKEYEEDFDAYMKANYPNAITRTSLFKLSPAVDAAIEIGFIGPNVDTLVALTNQALEIMHRNPDLINVRNSWGNKVPVWKPVYSPERAQPLGVSRQGMAQSIQIGTTGMTLGEYRQGDQVLPILLKDNTVDSFRINDLRTLPVFGTGNETTSLEQVVSEFDFQYRFSNVKDYNRQMVMMAQCDPRRGVNAIAAFNEVWPLVQKEIKVPEGYTMKYFGEQESQVESNEALAKNLPLTFFLMFVTLLFLFRTYRKPTVILLMLPLIFIGIVLGLVLLGKSFDFFSILGLLGLIGMNIKNAIVLVEQIDLEAKTGKKPLDAVVSATTSRIVPVAMASGTTILGMLPLLFDAMFGGMAATIMGGLLVASALTLFVLPVAYCAIQRIKG, encoded by the coding sequence ATGAGTTTAGCCAAATATTCATTAGATAATACGAAAATCATCTATTTCTTTCTTGCTGTATTGCTGATTGGGGGAATCACTTCCTTCGGCAAGCTGGGTAAGAAAGAGGATGCTCCTTTCGTCATAAAGTCGGCGGTTATTATGACCCGCTATCCGGGTGCCGAACCGGCAGAAGTGGAGCGGTTGATTACCGAGCCTATCTCTCGTGAGATTCAAAGTATGAGCGGTGTGTACAAGATAAAATCGGAATCGATGTACGGGCTCTCAAAAATCACATTCGAGTTGCAACCTTCCTTGTCGGCAAGCTCCATTCCGCAGAAGTGGGATGAGTTGCGACGGAAGGTGCTAAATATACAGCCACAGTTGCCGAGCGGTGCTTCCGCACCGACGGTTTCCGATGATTTCGGCGACGTGTTCGGTATCTATTACGGTCTGACGGCGGACGACGGTTACACATACGAAGAGATGCGCAACTGGGCGGAACGGATCAAGACGCAGGTAGTGACGGCGGACGGGGTGATGAAAGTCGCCCTATTCGGGACGCAGACGGAGGTAGTCAATATTTTTATTTCCACCAATAAGCTCGTAGGTATGGGCATCGACCCGAAACAGCTTGCCAGTCTGTTGCAATCGCAGAACCAGATTATTAATACCGGAGAAATCCGTACCGGCGAACAACAGCTCCGGGTGACTGCCAACGGTATGTATACCACCGTAGACGATATCCGTAACCAGGTGATTACCACCCAAGCCGGACAGGTGAAACTGGGCGATATCGCCGTCATCGAAAAAGGGTACATGGACCCTCCATCCAACATCATGCACGTGAACGGCAAACGTGCCATCGGCATCGGCGTCTCCACCGACCCGCAACGGGACGTGGTGCAGACGGGCAAGAACGTGAAAGCCAAACTGGACGAATTGTTGCCACTGATGCCTGTGGGACTGGAACTGCAAAGCCTGTATCTAGAGAACGAAATTGCCAACGAAGCCAACAACGGATTTATCATCAATCTGATCGAATCGATTCTGATTGTTATTGTGATTATCATGTTGGTGATGGGTTTGCGCGCAGGTATGCTGATCGGCTCGTCACTGATTTTCTCTATTGGCGGCACATTGCTTATCATGTCTTTCTTCGGTGTCGGGCTGAACCGTACTTCGTTGGCGGGATTTATCATCGCCATGGGGATGCTGGTGGATAACGCCATCGTGGTGACAGACAATGCACAGATTGCCATCGCCCGCGGAGTAGACCGGCGGAAAGCGCTGATAGACGGAGCAACCGGTCCGCAATGGGGATTGCTCGGAGCTACGTTCATCGCTATCTGTTCGTTCCTCCCGCTCTACCTTGCTCCTTCTGCCGTGGCGGAAATCGTGAAACCGCTTTTTGTGGTGCTTGCCATCTCGCTGGGATTGAGCTGGGTGCTCGCGCTGACGCAGACCACCGTTTTCGGTAATTTCATTCTGAAAGCGAAGGCAAAGGACGGCACGAAAGACCCGTATGACAAACCGTTCTATCACAAATTCGCCTCCATCCTCCGCACGCTGATTCGCAGAAAAACATTGACACTGGGTTCGATGGTAGTGCTCTTTGTTGCTTCGCTGGTTATCATGGGAATGATGCCGCAAAACTTCTTCCCTTCTCTCGATAAGCCTTATTTCCGGGCGGACGTGTTTTATCCCGACGGGTATAGCATCAATGATGTAGTGAAAGAGATGAAATCCGTGGAAGAGCATCTGGCAAAGCAGCCGGAAGTGAAGAAAGTATCGATCACCTTCGGCAGCACGCCGTTAAGGTATTATCTGGCTTCTACTTCGGTGGGGCCGAAACCGAATTTTGCCAATGTATTGGTTGAATTGACGGACAGTAAATATACAAAAGAGTATGAAGAAGATTTCGACGCGTACATGAAGGCGAATTATCCGAATGCGATTACCCGCACCAGTCTGTTTAAACTGTCGCCTGCGGTGGATGCCGCTATCGAAATCGGGTTTATCGGTCCGAATGTGGACACGCTTGTGGCGCTCACCAACCAGGCTTTAGAGATTATGCACCGGAATCCGGATTTAATCAATGTGCGCAATTCGTGGGGAAATAAAGTTCCTGTATGGAAGCCTGTATATAGTCCCGAACGGGCGCAACCGTTAGGGGTATCGCGTCAGGGAATGGCACAAAGTATCCAGATCGGAACCACAGGTATGACGCTTGGAGAGTACCGGCAGGGCGATCAGGTGCTTCCTATCTTATTGAAGGATAACACGGTGGATTCGTTCCGCATCAATGACCTGCGCACGTTGCCCGTGTTCGGCACGGGGAATGAAACGACCAGTCTGGAACAGGTGGTATCGGAATTTGATTTCCAATATCGTTTCTCGAATGTGAAGGATTACAACCGGCAAATGGTGATGATGGCGCAATGCGATCCGCGTCGCGGAGTGAATGCGATTGCTGCTTTCAATGAGGTTTGGCCGCTGGTGCAGAAAGAGATTAAAGTGCCGGAGGGGTATACGATGAAGTATTTCGGGGAACAGGAAAGTCAGGTGGAGTCTAACGAGGCGTTGGCCAAGAATTTACCGTTGACGTTCTTCCTGATGTTCGTCACGCTGTTGTTCCTGTTCAGGACGTATCGTAAGCCGACAGTGATCTTGTTGATGTTACCGCTTATTTTTATCGGTATCGTTTTGGGATTGGTGTTGCTAGGCAAGTCGTTCGACTTCTTCTCCATCCTTGGTTTGCTCGGACTAATTGGGATGAATATCAAAAATGCGATTGTACTGGTGGAACAGATTGATCTAGAGGCTAAAACGGGCAAAAAGCCGTTGGATGCTGTTGTCAGTGCTACAACGAGTCGTATTGTCCCCGTAGCAATGGCGTCCGGCACTACCATTCTGGGTATGTTGCCATTGTTGTTCGACGCGATGTTCGGCGGTATGGCGGCTACGATTATGGGAGGTCTGTTGGTGGCTTCGGCTCTGACATTGTTTGTTCTTCCGGTAGCTTATTGTGCCATTCAGAGAATCAAAGGCTAA
- a CDS encoding TolC family protein, whose protein sequence is MKTQLITLSLLFLGLTAGAQQPYLSREAYRDKVEAYSQILKQQKLKTMASTEARKIAHTGFLPKIDINADGTLNMSDLSAWNEPVGEYRNHTYQGVFIVSQPLYTGGALNAQHKIAKADERLNQLNEELTIDQIHYQSDAVYWNASASQAMLQAADKYQSIVKQQYDIIQDRFNDGMISRTDLLMISTRLKEAELQYIKARQNYTLALQKLNILMGEDPNNPVDSLYTIDTASAPVQILSLENVLQRRADYESTEVNIMKGQAQRKAALSQFNPQLNMYFSGGWATATPNLGYDVSFNPIVGINLNIPIFRWGARFKTNRQQKAYIGIQKLQQSYVTDNINEELSAALTKLTETEYQVKTAKETMSLANENLDLVSFSYNEGKANMVDVLSAQLSWTQAHTNLINAYLSEKMAVAEYRKVISE, encoded by the coding sequence ATGAAAACTCAACTTATAACTCTGTCTCTGCTGTTCCTCGGTCTCACTGCCGGGGCACAGCAGCCCTATCTTAGCCGGGAAGCTTACCGGGATAAAGTGGAAGCTTACAGTCAAATTCTGAAGCAACAGAAACTAAAGACGATGGCAAGTACGGAAGCACGGAAGATTGCTCACACGGGATTCTTGCCCAAAATTGATATCAATGCGGACGGGACCCTCAACATGAGCGACCTTAGCGCATGGAACGAACCGGTAGGCGAATACCGCAACCATACCTATCAAGGTGTATTTATCGTCTCGCAACCGTTGTACACGGGCGGAGCACTCAACGCCCAACACAAGATTGCCAAAGCGGATGAAAGGCTGAATCAACTAAATGAGGAGCTTACCATCGACCAGATTCATTATCAGAGCGATGCGGTTTACTGGAATGCTTCTGCTTCACAGGCTATGTTGCAGGCGGCGGACAAGTATCAAAGTATTGTGAAGCAACAGTATGACATCATTCAGGATCGTTTTAACGACGGTATGATTAGTCGCACGGACTTATTAATGATTTCCACCCGGTTGAAAGAAGCGGAATTGCAATATATCAAGGCGCGTCAGAACTATACGCTGGCGCTGCAAAAGCTGAATATCCTGATGGGAGAAGATCCGAACAATCCCGTAGACAGTCTGTACACGATTGACACGGCTTCCGCTCCGGTGCAGATCCTTTCTCTGGAGAATGTACTGCAACGTCGCGCGGATTATGAAAGTACGGAGGTGAATATCATGAAAGGTCAGGCGCAACGCAAAGCGGCTCTTAGCCAGTTCAACCCGCAATTGAATATGTATTTCAGCGGCGGATGGGCTACAGCAACACCTAACCTCGGTTATGATGTTTCTTTCAATCCCATCGTCGGCATTAACCTGAATATACCGATCTTCCGTTGGGGAGCCCGGTTCAAAACAAACCGTCAGCAGAAAGCGTATATCGGCATACAGAAACTGCAACAAAGTTATGTGACGGATAATATCAACGAGGAACTTTCTGCCGCCCTGACCAAACTGACGGAAACGGAATATCAAGTGAAAACCGCCAAAGAGACTATGAGTCTGGCTAATGAAAATCTTGATTTGGTTTCTTTCTCGTATAATGAGGGAAAGGCAAATATGGTGGATGTGCTCTCCGCGCAATTGTCATGGACACAGGCGCACACTAATCTGATTAATGCGTATCTGTCGGAAAAGATGGCGGTAGCGGAATACAGAAAGGTTATCAGTGAATAA
- a CDS encoding type II toxin-antitoxin system RelE/ParE family toxin: MKYRISVTLEFLREMKHLSKRYKSLKEDLRNFGNDLLLNPEQGVSLGNNLRKIRIAITSKNKGKSGGARVITYTIIWTEIDTEIKLLTIYDKSERANITDKEIEDILKQNGIL, from the coding sequence ATGAAATATAGAATAAGCGTTACCCTCGAATTTTTAAGGGAAATGAAGCATTTGTCAAAACGGTATAAATCGTTGAAAGAAGATCTTAGGAATTTTGGAAATGATTTGTTATTAAATCCTGAACAAGGAGTCAGTTTGGGCAATAATCTTCGTAAAATACGTATAGCGATAACTTCGAAAAATAAAGGTAAAAGTGGAGGTGCACGGGTGATAACCTATACGATAATCTGGACAGAAATAGATACAGAGATAAAATTGCTCACTATTTATGATAAGTCAGAACGTGCAAATATCACAGATAAGGAAATAGAAGATATCCTGAAGCAAAACGGTATTTTGTAG
- a CDS encoding sodium ion-translocating decarboxylase subunit beta: MNEIFENLYDMTAFSNIIAEPQFLIMYAIAFVLLYLGIKKQYEPLLLVPIAFGVLLANFPGGDMGVIQADENGMVMVNGVLKNIWEMPLHDIAHELGIMNFIYYMLIKTGFLPPIIFMGVGALTDFGPMLRNLHLSIFGAAAQLGIFTVLLVAILMGFTPQEAASLGIIGGADGPTAIFTTIKLAPHLLGPIAIAAYSYMALVPVIIPLVVKLFCTKKELSINMKEQEKKYPSKTEIKNLRVLKIIFPIVVTTIVALFVPSAVPLVGMLMFGNLVKEIGTNTFRLFDAASNSIMNAATIFLGLSVGATMTAEAFLNWTTIGIVIGGFLAFALSITGGIFFVKLVNLFSKKKINPLIGATGLSAVPMASRVANEIALKYDPKNHVLQYCMASNISGVIGSAVAAGVLISFLA, encoded by the coding sequence ATGAACGAAATATTTGAGAACTTATATGACATGACTGCGTTCAGCAATATCATTGCCGAACCGCAGTTCCTGATAATGTATGCCATCGCGTTCGTTCTGCTCTATTTGGGTATTAAGAAACAGTACGAGCCGTTGCTGCTTGTCCCCATCGCTTTCGGTGTGTTGCTAGCCAACTTCCCCGGAGGAGATATGGGCGTGATTCAGGCCGACGAAAATGGTATGGTGATGGTAAACGGAGTGTTGAAGAACATCTGGGAAATGCCTTTGCATGACATTGCCCACGAACTGGGAATCATGAACTTCATCTACTATATGTTGATTAAAACTGGTTTCCTGCCTCCGATCATCTTTATGGGTGTCGGTGCGCTGACGGACTTCGGGCCGATGTTGCGTAACCTGCATCTTTCTATATTCGGTGCAGCTGCACAGTTGGGTATCTTTACCGTATTGCTGGTAGCCATCCTGATGGGATTCACCCCACAGGAAGCCGCTTCTCTGGGCATTATCGGTGGCGCGGATGGTCCGACAGCTATCTTTACCACCATCAAACTGGCGCCGCATTTGCTGGGCCCGATTGCCATTGCCGCTTATTCGTATATGGCGCTCGTTCCGGTGATTATTCCGCTGGTAGTGAAACTGTTCTGTACGAAGAAAGAGTTGAGCATCAACATGAAAGAACAGGAAAAGAAGTACCCTTCGAAGACTGAAATCAAGAACCTGCGTGTGTTGAAGATTATCTTCCCGATCGTGGTAACTACTATTGTTGCCCTCTTCGTGCCAAGTGCAGTGCCTTTGGTGGGTATGTTGATGTTTGGTAATCTGGTGAAAGAAATCGGAACCAACACATTCCGCTTGTTCGATGCCGCTTCCAATAGTATCATGAATGCTGCCACCATCTTCCTCGGACTGTCCGTAGGAGCAACGATGACAGCCGAAGCATTCCTCAACTGGACAACAATCGGTATTGTGATCGGTGGATTCCTTGCATTTGCACTTTCTATAACCGGTGGTATTTTCTTTGTGAAGCTGGTAAATCTCTTCTCGAAGAAAAAAATCAATCCGCTTATCGGCGCCACTGGTTTGAGTGCCGTTCCGATGGCGAGCCGTGTAGCCAATGAGATTGCTTTGAAATACGATCCGAAGAATCACGTATTGCAGTATTGCATGGCAAGCAACATCTCTGGAGTAATCGGTTCTGCCGTAGCTGCGGGTGTGTTGATCTCCTTCCTTGCGTAA
- a CDS encoding biotin/lipoyl-containing protein — MKREVKFSLVFRDMWQSAGKYVPRVDQLVKVAPAIIEMGCFARVETNGGGFEQVNLLFGENPNKAVREWTKPFHEAGIQTHMLDRALNGLRMSPVPADVRKLFYKVKKAQGTDITRTFCGLNDVRNIAPSITYAKEAGMISQCSLCITHSPIHTVEYYTNMALELIKLGADEICIKDMAGIGRPVSLGKIVANIKAAHPEIPVQYHSHAGPGFNMASILEVCEAGCDYIDVGMEPLSWGTGHADLLSVQAMLKDAGYQVPEINMEAYMKVRGMIQEFMDDFLGLYISPKNRLMNSLLIAPGLPGGMMGSLMADLESNLESINKYKAKHNLPFMTQDQLLIKLFDEVAYVWPRVGYPPLVTPFSQYVKNLAMMNVMAMEKGKERWGMIADDIWDMILGKAGRLPGKLAPEIIEKAEREGRKFFEGDPQNNYPDALDKYRKLMKENKWEVGQDDEELFEYAMHPAQYEAYKSGKAKEDFLEDVVKRRAEKDKSPEEDAKPKTLTVQVDGQAYRVTVAYGDTELPAAPAGAAAAPAGEGKEVLSPLEGKFFLVKGAQETPLQVGDTVKEGDVICYVEAMKTYNAIRAEFGGTVTAICVNPGDAVSEDDVLMKIG; from the coding sequence ATGAAAAGAGAAGTAAAGTTTAGTTTGGTTTTCCGAGATATGTGGCAATCTGCCGGAAAATACGTACCTCGTGTAGACCAACTCGTAAAGGTAGCTCCTGCCATCATTGAAATGGGCTGTTTTGCCCGCGTAGAAACAAACGGCGGAGGTTTTGAACAGGTAAATTTATTGTTTGGTGAAAACCCGAATAAAGCGGTACGCGAATGGACAAAACCGTTCCACGAAGCCGGTATTCAAACCCACATGCTCGACCGCGCACTGAACGGACTCCGTATGAGCCCCGTTCCGGCAGACGTCCGCAAATTATTCTACAAAGTAAAGAAAGCACAAGGAACAGACATTACCCGTACGTTCTGCGGATTGAACGACGTGCGTAACATCGCTCCTTCCATCACATACGCAAAGGAAGCAGGCATGATTTCGCAATGCTCGCTTTGCATCACTCATTCGCCTATCCATACCGTAGAGTATTACACCAATATGGCGCTGGAACTCATCAAACTGGGAGCAGACGAAATCTGTATCAAAGACATGGCAGGTATCGGTCGTCCCGTATCGTTAGGTAAGATTGTAGCAAATATCAAGGCGGCACATCCCGAAATCCCCGTTCAGTATCACAGTCATGCAGGTCCCGGATTCAATATGGCAAGCATCCTCGAAGTATGTGAAGCCGGTTGTGACTACATCGACGTAGGCATGGAACCGCTATCCTGGGGAACAGGCCACGCTGACTTGCTTAGCGTGCAGGCAATGCTGAAAGACGCCGGATATCAAGTGCCCGAAATCAATATGGAAGCCTACATGAAAGTGCGCGGCATGATTCAGGAATTTATGGACGACTTCCTCGGCTTGTATATCAGCCCGAAAAACCGCCTGATGAACTCCTTGCTGATTGCTCCCGGACTTCCCGGCGGTATGATGGGTAGTTTGATGGCCGATCTCGAATCCAATCTGGAATCAATCAATAAATATAAGGCAAAACACAATCTGCCGTTTATGACGCAAGACCAGTTGCTCATCAAGCTCTTTGATGAAGTAGCTTACGTATGGCCTCGTGTCGGTTATCCTCCATTGGTGACTCCGTTCAGCCAATACGTGAAGAACCTCGCCATGATGAATGTGATGGCTATGGAAAAAGGAAAAGAACGTTGGGGAATGATTGCCGATGATATCTGGGATATGATTCTGGGTAAAGCCGGACGTCTGCCGGGCAAACTTGCTCCCGAAATCATTGAAAAGGCAGAACGTGAAGGCCGTAAGTTCTTCGAAGGTGATCCGCAGAATAACTATCCCGATGCCCTCGACAAATATCGCAAACTGATGAAAGAGAACAAATGGGAAGTAGGACAGGACGACGAAGAACTCTTCGAATATGCTATGCACCCGGCTCAATATGAGGCTTACAAGAGTGGCAAAGCAAAAGAAGACTTCCTGGAAGACGTGGTCAAACGTCGTGCCGAAAAAGATAAATCTCCGGAAGAAGATGCCAAACCGAAGACACTGACCGTACAAGTGGACGGACAGGCCTATCGTGTGACGGTAGCATACGGTGATACCGAACTACCTGCTGCTCCTGCGGGTGCTGCCGCTGCTCCGGCAGGAGAGGGTAAAGAAGTACTTTCTCCGTTGGAAGGCAAGTTCTTCTTAGTGAAAGGTGCGCAGGAAACTCCTTTGCAAGTAGGTGACACTGTGAAAGAAGGTGATGTAATCTGCTATGTAGAAGCGATGAAGACCTACAATGCCATCCGTGCAGAGTTTGGCGGTACAGTGACTGCTATCTGTGTCAACCCGGGAGATGCTGTTTCAGAAGATGACGTATTAATGAAGATAGGATAA
- a CDS encoding OadG family protein, producing the protein MENIETAILLMVVGMATVFVILLIVIYLGKLLITLVNKYAPEEVVPVKREASQGPAPVPGNILAAITAAVNVVTQGKGKITKVEKL; encoded by the coding sequence ATGGAAAATATCGAAACAGCGATCCTGCTGATGGTGGTCGGAATGGCTACCGTGTTTGTTATTCTGCTGATTGTGATTTATTTAGGTAAGTTGTTGATTACATTAGTCAACAAGTATGCTCCTGAAGAAGTGGTTCCTGTGAAGCGGGAAGCATCGCAAGGTCCTGCCCCTGTTCCGGGAAACATCTTAGCCGCCATTACAGCTGCTGTAAATGTGGTGACACAAGGTAAAGGAAAAATCACAAAAGTAGAAAAATTATAA
- a CDS encoding FecR family protein codes for MEKWTESLDKYLEEGKLPLVGEIFSRKKEIGDKLKLQREESHKIALSRRRKQGAGRSFSFSWGVAAAVVLLLGIGGYFLAEEKVVTDNTAMNYELPDGSTVQVMENSRLTYNHITWLWERKLQLLGKASFNVTKGKTFTVRTEAGDVTVLGTKFLIDQQGKKMTVNCEEGSVKVETAVGKRTLLAGESVRCDETKIVPVEKKAEESEFPEVLGYEDDPLINVVADIEHIFEVTVVGHEKCEGLTYNGTVLTKDLNATLEKVFGSCGISYQIRGKEIILK; via the coding sequence ATGGAAAAGTGGACAGAATCTTTAGATAAATACTTAGAAGAAGGAAAACTTCCTCTGGTTGGCGAAATCTTTTCTCGTAAAAAAGAAATAGGTGATAAGCTGAAGTTGCAACGTGAGGAGAGCCATAAGATCGCCTTAAGCCGGAGAAGAAAGCAAGGTGCGGGGAGAAGTTTCTCTTTCTCATGGGGAGTGGCAGCGGCAGTTGTCCTTCTTTTGGGGATAGGCGGTTACTTCCTGGCAGAAGAAAAGGTGGTGACTGATAACACTGCTATGAACTATGAATTGCCGGATGGCAGTACTGTGCAGGTGATGGAAAATTCCCGCCTGACTTACAATCATATCACATGGCTTTGGGAGCGCAAATTGCAACTATTGGGTAAAGCCTCTTTTAACGTAACCAAAGGCAAGACATTCACGGTCCGTACAGAAGCCGGCGACGTAACCGTACTGGGAACGAAATTCCTCATCGATCAGCAAGGAAAGAAGATGACCGTCAACTGTGAGGAAGGAAGTGTGAAAGTTGAGACTGCCGTAGGTAAGCGTACATTGCTTGCCGGTGAAAGTGTGCGTTGCGATGAAACCAAGATTGTGCCAGTAGAAAAAAAGGCGGAAGAATCAGAGTTCCCCGAAGTGTTGGGATATGAAGATGACCCGCTGATAAATGTAGTGGCAGATATTGAGCATATATTTGAGGTGACAGTCGTCGGGCATGAGAAATGCGAGGGGCTGACCTACAACGGGACGGTCTTAACGAAAGACCTGAACGCCACACTGGAAAAAGTCTTTGGTTCGTGTGGAATCAGTTATCAAATTCGAGGGAAAGAAATTATTTTAAAATAA
- a CDS encoding RNA polymerase sigma factor, producing MKTLSWDKIQQGDEEAFRQLYEQYADLLYGYGMKIAGDDTLVTEAIQSLFVYIFEKRETCAAPQSIPAYLCVSLRHMIVNELKKENSGSFKSLDEVGTNEYQFDLEIDIETAIIHSELEKEQLEVLQKELNNLTKQQREVLYLKYYKKMSPEEIAQVMGLTSRTVYNTTHMAISSLRERMSKSFLLLVAANLWIFN from the coding sequence ATGAAGACACTATCCTGGGATAAAATTCAGCAAGGGGATGAAGAGGCATTCCGGCAGCTTTATGAGCAATATGCAGATTTACTGTATGGATATGGCATGAAGATAGCCGGTGATGATACGCTGGTGACCGAGGCGATACAGTCGTTGTTTGTTTACATCTTTGAGAAAAGAGAAACTTGCGCGGCACCTCAATCCATACCCGCTTACTTGTGTGTTTCGTTGAGACACATGATAGTGAACGAACTGAAAAAAGAGAATAGTGGATCATTCAAATCACTGGATGAAGTAGGCACAAACGAATATCAGTTTGATCTGGAGATCGATATTGAAACTGCTATTATCCATTCAGAGTTGGAAAAAGAACAGCTGGAAGTTTTGCAGAAAGAGCTGAACAATTTGACAAAGCAACAGCGGGAGGTATTGTATCTTAAGTATTATAAGAAGATGAGTCCGGAAGAAATAGCCCAGGTGATGGGACTCACTTCACGTACGGTTTACAATACTACTCATATGGCTATCTCCAGTTTGCGGGAGCGTATGAGCAAATCTTTCTTGTTGTTGGTAGCAGCTAATTTGTGGATTTTTAATTGA